A genomic window from Streptomyces sp. HUAS YS2 includes:
- a CDS encoding ABC transporter permease — protein sequence MTQQLQPLPLKGLAPRGVAADSPARAVFMALGVMIMIGWALFAFDGGQFFGQSNIVGIQQRSAALGIVAVGQTLAILAGSLDLSVAFLMSLCSLVAAETMAQYGVLPAIGAVLLVSALTGLVNGFVITRLKVHAFIATLGVSLIIKGILEHRYDGPAGRVPESFQHLGYDRVGPVPVSALLWLAIAAAAWFLLRHTPLGHRIYAVGGSPEVARLSGVRTGRVVVATHVLCSLTAGAAGLLLAARLGAGAPTVGTDGGYDLESIAAVVLGGTALAGGKGGVAGTVGGVLLLAVLDSVFNQLEIDSFAKDVVRGVVLVAALAIYARRRRAQ from the coding sequence ATGACCCAACAGCTCCAGCCCCTTCCGCTGAAGGGGCTCGCCCCGCGCGGGGTCGCCGCCGACAGCCCCGCCCGGGCCGTCTTCATGGCGCTGGGTGTCATGATCATGATCGGATGGGCCCTCTTCGCCTTCGACGGCGGCCAGTTCTTCGGCCAGAGCAACATCGTCGGGATCCAGCAGCGCTCCGCGGCCCTCGGCATCGTCGCCGTCGGCCAGACCCTCGCCATCCTCGCCGGTTCGCTGGACCTGTCCGTGGCCTTCCTGATGAGCCTCTGCTCGCTCGTCGCCGCCGAGACCATGGCCCAGTACGGCGTCCTCCCCGCCATCGGCGCCGTCCTCCTCGTCAGCGCGCTCACCGGCCTCGTCAACGGCTTCGTCATCACCCGGCTGAAGGTGCACGCCTTCATCGCCACACTCGGCGTGTCGCTCATCATCAAAGGCATCCTGGAACACCGCTACGACGGCCCCGCCGGCCGCGTGCCCGAGTCGTTCCAGCACCTCGGCTACGACCGTGTCGGCCCCGTGCCCGTCTCCGCCCTGCTCTGGCTGGCGATCGCGGCAGCGGCCTGGTTCCTGCTGCGCCACACCCCGCTCGGCCATCGCATCTACGCCGTCGGCGGCAGCCCCGAGGTGGCCCGCCTGTCGGGAGTACGGACCGGACGTGTCGTCGTCGCCACCCATGTCCTCTGCTCCCTGACCGCCGGAGCCGCCGGTCTGCTGCTCGCCGCCCGACTCGGCGCCGGTGCCCCCACCGTCGGCACCGACGGCGGCTACGACCTGGAGTCCATCGCCGCCGTCGTGCTCGGCGGCACCGCCCTCGCCGGCGGCAAGGGCGGCGTCGCGGGCACGGTCGGCGGCGTGCTTCTCCTCGCCGTCCTCGACAGCGTCTTCAACCAGCTGGAGATCGATTCCTTCGCCAAGGACGTGGTACGGGGCGTCGTCCTCGTCGCCGCCCTGGCGATCTACGCCCGTCGGAGGCGAGCACAATGA
- a CDS encoding metallophosphoesterase translates to MTETSDTRSAAGEAQGAPPSRVQRLMRYLPLIAPVLLWAVPCWVLLHTGQHWPLSVTLTGTALFVLGLVGMPLAMVRGHGRRQQDRAAIVGDTLLGGIWILFTWSVLLGVLLRLALALGGVGNGQDRARIVTWAVLGVVAVLLAWGYAEARRVPRVRRLEVELPRLGSGLDGTRVVLITDTHYGPLDRARWSARVCATVNTLEADLVCHTGDIADGTAERRRAQAAPLGTVQATRARVYVTGNHEYYSEAQGWVDLMDELGWTPLRNRHLLLERGGDTLVVAGVDDVTAESSGLAGHRAHLAGALHGADPDLPVLLLAHQPKFIDRAAAHGIDLQLSGHTHGGQIWPFHLLVRLDQPAVAGLSHHGTRTLLYTSRGTGFWGPPFRVFAPSEITLLVLRSPQQPA, encoded by the coding sequence GTGACCGAGACCAGCGACACCCGATCCGCCGCCGGTGAGGCGCAAGGGGCACCACCGAGCCGAGTGCAGCGTCTGATGCGCTATCTCCCCCTGATCGCCCCCGTGCTGCTGTGGGCCGTGCCTTGCTGGGTCCTCCTGCACACCGGTCAGCACTGGCCGCTGTCCGTCACGCTGACCGGAACCGCTCTGTTCGTCCTCGGCCTTGTCGGTATGCCGCTCGCGATGGTGCGCGGCCACGGTCGGCGCCAGCAGGACCGGGCGGCGATCGTCGGTGACACGCTGCTGGGCGGCATCTGGATTCTGTTCACCTGGTCCGTTCTGCTCGGCGTCCTGCTCCGACTCGCCCTGGCCCTGGGCGGCGTCGGGAACGGACAGGACCGGGCGCGCATCGTGACCTGGGCCGTCCTCGGCGTCGTCGCCGTGCTGCTCGCCTGGGGGTACGCCGAGGCCCGACGCGTGCCGCGCGTACGCCGGCTGGAGGTGGAACTCCCGCGTCTGGGTAGCGGGTTGGACGGCACCCGCGTCGTCCTGATCACCGACACCCACTACGGTCCGCTGGACCGCGCCCGCTGGTCGGCGCGGGTCTGCGCGACGGTGAACACCCTGGAAGCCGACCTGGTCTGCCACACCGGCGACATCGCGGACGGCACGGCCGAGCGCCGTCGCGCCCAGGCCGCCCCGCTGGGCACCGTGCAAGCGACCCGGGCCCGTGTCTACGTCACGGGCAACCACGAGTACTACAGCGAGGCCCAGGGCTGGGTCGACCTGATGGACGAGCTGGGCTGGACGCCGCTGCGCAACCGCCATCTGCTGCTCGAACGCGGCGGTGACACCCTCGTCGTCGCCGGCGTCGACGACGTCACCGCCGAGTCCTCCGGACTGGCGGGCCACCGCGCCCACCTCGCCGGGGCCCTCCACGGCGCCGACCCCGACCTCCCCGTCCTCCTCCTCGCCCACCAGCCCAAGTTCATCGACCGCGCGGCTGCCCACGGCATCGATCTCCAGCTCTCGGGCCACACCCACGGCGGCCAGATCTGGCCCTTCCACCTCTTGGTCCGCCTCGACCAGCCGGCCGTCGCCGGCCTCAGCCACCACGGCACTCGCACTCTCCTCTACACCAGCCGCGGCACCGGCTTCTGGGGCCCGCCCTTCCGCGTCTTCGCCCCCAGCGAGATCACCCTGCTCGTGCTCCGCTCCCCGCAGCAGCCCGCATGA
- a CDS encoding ROK family protein, giving the protein MTTEPAGAGALLAILRDGRARTRTELVQLTGLARSTVTQRLDALADQQWILPTEDAIFSGGRPAIAFSFNSGARMVLAADLGATHARIAVTDLSTRVLAERSRDLRITEGPEYVLGWLVDEFTDLLTETGHTLADVCGVGIGLPGPVEHTSGRPVNPPIMPGWDGFDVPGRLQPRLGAPVLVDNDVNIMALGEHWAASPEVEHLLFVKVGTGIGCGIITEHRLHRGAQGSAGDIGHIRVARAGEEACRCGNTGCLEAVAGGGALAARLRESGTDAADGRGVVTLVRAGNPGAIQLIRQAGRDIGDVLASLVNFFNPGVIIIGGDISEAGEHLLAGVREVIYSRSLPLATQHLSIRGRELGDRAGVIGAAVMVIEHTLSPSAVDRAIASQDVRALTP; this is encoded by the coding sequence TTGACCACCGAACCGGCAGGCGCCGGCGCCCTTCTGGCGATCCTGCGCGACGGCCGCGCCCGCACGCGCACCGAACTGGTGCAGCTCACCGGCCTCGCCCGATCGACCGTGACCCAGCGCCTCGACGCGCTGGCGGACCAGCAGTGGATCCTGCCGACGGAGGACGCGATCTTCTCCGGCGGCCGGCCCGCCATCGCGTTCTCCTTCAACTCCGGCGCCCGGATGGTCCTCGCGGCCGACCTGGGCGCCACCCACGCACGGATCGCCGTCACCGACCTGTCCACCCGGGTTCTCGCCGAACGCAGCCGCGACCTGCGGATCACGGAGGGGCCGGAGTACGTCCTGGGCTGGCTCGTCGACGAGTTCACGGATCTGCTCACCGAGACCGGGCACACCCTCGCCGATGTCTGCGGGGTCGGCATCGGCCTCCCCGGCCCCGTGGAGCACACGTCGGGCCGGCCGGTGAACCCGCCGATCATGCCGGGCTGGGACGGCTTCGACGTACCCGGCCGGCTCCAGCCCCGGCTCGGCGCCCCGGTACTCGTCGACAACGACGTCAACATCATGGCTCTCGGCGAACACTGGGCCGCGAGCCCCGAGGTCGAGCACCTGCTCTTCGTGAAGGTCGGCACCGGCATCGGCTGCGGAATCATCACGGAACACCGGCTCCACCGCGGCGCCCAGGGCTCCGCCGGCGACATCGGCCACATCCGGGTGGCCCGGGCCGGAGAAGAGGCGTGCCGCTGCGGAAACACGGGTTGCCTCGAAGCGGTCGCCGGCGGCGGGGCCCTCGCCGCACGCCTCAGGGAGTCGGGCACGGACGCCGCGGACGGCCGAGGCGTGGTCACCCTGGTCCGTGCCGGGAACCCCGGCGCGATCCAGCTCATCCGCCAGGCGGGCCGGGACATCGGCGACGTCCTGGCCTCACTGGTGAACTTCTTCAACCCCGGAGTGATCATCATCGGCGGCGACATCTCGGAAGCCGGGGAGCACCTGCTCGCCGGCGTACGCGAGGTCATCTACAGCCGCTCCCTGCCGCTGGCCACCCAGCACCTCTCCATCCGGGGGCGGGAACTGGGCGACCGCGCCGGCGTGATCGGAGCCGCCGTCATGGTCATCGAGCACACGCTGAGCCCCTCGGCGGTGGACCGGGCCATCGCATCCCAGGACGTGCGGGCACTCACGCCCTAG
- a CDS encoding sugar ABC transporter ATP-binding protein, giving the protein MLRMTGICKSFPGARVLTDVDLDVERGEVHALIGENGAGKSTLMKILAGVHTPDEGTIALDGRTVSFKHPTDAQRAGVAIIYQELTLLPERTVAENVFLGREPKRRGLVDRKAMEATTAELLEGLGEVSFGPRDLVRRLSVAQQQVVEIVKALSVDARIVVMDEPTAALAESEVELLYRLVRRLSERGVAVLYISHRLREIFELADRVTVLKDGAKVTTRPIGELTTAELVRLMVGRELTDYYPPRATEPAGDVLLSVRGGGNATLDGIDLELRAGEIVGLAGLQGAGRTELAKALFGAEPFTRGEMTPRRPRSVRDGIAAGIGLVTEDRKAEGLALHQSVRDNALLAARARGGPAGTSVLDLLRRVRLAPPRPETEVQYLSGGNQQKVVLAKWLTVAPKVLLFDEPTRGVDVGAKAAIHELVRELAEDGMAVLMISSELPELIGMSDRIVVLRDGRIAGHLPADSSEEAVMHLAAGS; this is encoded by the coding sequence GTGCTGAGGATGACGGGCATCTGCAAGAGCTTCCCCGGCGCCCGCGTGCTCACCGACGTCGACCTCGACGTGGAGCGCGGCGAAGTGCACGCCCTCATCGGTGAGAACGGCGCCGGGAAGTCCACGCTCATGAAGATCCTCGCCGGTGTGCACACGCCGGACGAGGGCACGATCGCGCTCGACGGCCGGACGGTCTCCTTCAAACACCCGACGGACGCCCAGCGCGCGGGCGTGGCGATCATCTACCAGGAACTCACCCTCCTCCCCGAACGGACCGTCGCCGAGAACGTCTTCCTCGGCCGCGAGCCGAAGCGTCGCGGGCTGGTGGACAGGAAGGCGATGGAGGCAACCACCGCCGAGCTCCTCGAGGGACTCGGTGAAGTCTCCTTCGGCCCCCGCGATCTGGTGCGCCGTCTCTCCGTGGCTCAGCAGCAGGTGGTCGAGATCGTCAAGGCGCTCTCGGTGGACGCCCGTATCGTCGTCATGGACGAGCCGACGGCCGCCCTGGCCGAGAGCGAGGTCGAGCTGCTGTACCGGTTGGTCCGCCGGCTCAGCGAACGCGGCGTCGCCGTCCTCTACATCTCGCACCGCCTGCGGGAGATCTTCGAACTCGCCGACCGCGTCACGGTGCTCAAGGACGGCGCCAAGGTCACCACCCGGCCCATCGGGGAACTCACCACCGCCGAGCTCGTCCGGCTGATGGTCGGCCGCGAGCTCACCGACTACTACCCGCCACGTGCGACAGAGCCTGCCGGGGACGTGCTCCTCTCGGTACGTGGCGGCGGCAACGCCACCCTCGACGGCATCGACCTGGAGCTACGGGCGGGAGAGATCGTCGGTCTGGCCGGTCTGCAGGGCGCCGGCCGTACCGAACTCGCCAAGGCCCTGTTCGGCGCCGAACCCTTCACCCGCGGCGAGATGACGCCCCGGCGCCCCCGCTCGGTACGCGACGGAATCGCCGCGGGCATCGGGCTCGTCACCGAGGACCGCAAAGCCGAGGGGCTCGCCCTGCACCAGTCGGTACGCGACAACGCCCTTCTCGCGGCCCGGGCCCGCGGCGGACCCGCCGGAACCTCGGTCCTGGACCTCCTGCGGCGGGTGCGTCTCGCCCCGCCCCGTCCCGAGACGGAGGTCCAGTACCTCTCCGGCGGCAATCAGCAGAAGGTCGTCCTCGCCAAGTGGCTGACGGTGGCACCGAAGGTACTTCTGTTCGACGAGCCCACCCGCGGCGTCGACGTCGGAGCGAAGGCCGCCATCCACGAGCTCGTACGGGAACTGGCCGAGGACGGCATGGCCGTCCTGATGATCTCCTCCGAGCTCCCCGAACTCATCGGCATGAGCGACCGCATCGTCGTCCTCCGAGACGGACGCATCGCCGGTCATCTGCCCGCAGACTCCTCGGAGGAAGCCGTGATGCACCTGGCGGCCGGATCATGA
- a CDS encoding VOC family protein, which translates to MNEFPAADMELTRLLVVSDVAVSRQWYEHVLGASVEREYESACVLRLLGSWLLLVTGGGPTDDKPDVTFAPPDDPDRVSAELIFRVRDCRSAYDALRSRGARFLTPPVDRGYEIRAFFRDPDGHLFEISELVG; encoded by the coding sequence GTGAACGAGTTCCCCGCCGCGGACATGGAGCTGACGCGGCTGCTCGTCGTCTCCGACGTCGCCGTGTCCAGGCAGTGGTACGAGCATGTGCTCGGCGCGAGCGTCGAGCGGGAGTACGAGTCCGCCTGCGTCCTGCGTCTGCTGGGCTCCTGGCTGCTGCTGGTCACCGGCGGAGGACCGACCGACGACAAGCCCGACGTCACGTTCGCCCCTCCCGACGACCCCGATCGCGTCAGTGCCGAGCTGATCTTCCGGGTACGTGACTGCCGGAGCGCCTACGACGCCCTGCGGTCGCGCGGTGCGCGCTTCCTCACTCCGCCGGTGGACCGCGGATACGAGATCCGTGCCTTCTTCAGAGACCCCGACGGCCATCTGTTCGAGATCAGCGAACTCGTCGGCTGA
- a CDS encoding ABC transporter substrate-binding protein: MSIPRRVLAASTVAALVALTGCSSDLPKDSAGSRASSGASKGSDGKKTGDQSTFFVQADYDAQLAMRTAKATGPADKPWEQAIDPKPVDTAPYKKSGPYHLCFSNAATNNPWRQVGWKTMQAEVAAHPEIAKFTVLDAEGKDDKQISDIAELQAKGCDALIVSPNTTATLTPAVKGACPKVPVVVFDRGVDTDCPVTFVKPIGGYAFGAEAAEFLTRKVKPGGKVLALRILPGVDVLETRWSAAKATFDKSELDVVGVEFTDGDAAKTKSVVTDYIQRHGTIDGVWLDAGATSVAAVEAFEDAGLPVPPINGEDQQDFLQKWKDAKLTAIAPTYPTYQWRTAVIAALKVLKGESVPKVWNLPQPTITQENLDTYLKPGMPPLHYALCGCEKMAGYPQKWGGK, from the coding sequence ATGTCCATCCCCAGACGCGTTCTCGCCGCCTCCACCGTCGCCGCACTCGTCGCGCTGACCGGCTGTTCCAGCGACCTGCCCAAGGACTCGGCCGGTTCCCGAGCCTCCTCCGGCGCCTCGAAGGGCTCCGACGGGAAGAAGACCGGCGACCAGTCCACATTCTTCGTCCAGGCCGACTACGACGCGCAGCTCGCCATGCGCACGGCGAAGGCGACCGGACCCGCCGACAAGCCGTGGGAGCAGGCCATCGACCCGAAGCCGGTCGATACGGCGCCGTACAAGAAGTCCGGCCCGTACCACCTCTGCTTCTCCAACGCCGCCACCAACAACCCCTGGCGCCAGGTGGGTTGGAAGACCATGCAGGCCGAGGTCGCCGCCCACCCGGAGATCGCGAAGTTCACCGTCCTGGACGCCGAGGGCAAGGACGACAAGCAGATCTCCGACATCGCCGAACTCCAGGCCAAGGGCTGTGACGCGCTCATCGTCTCGCCCAACACCACGGCCACGCTCACCCCGGCCGTCAAGGGCGCCTGCCCGAAGGTCCCGGTCGTCGTCTTCGACCGCGGTGTCGACACCGACTGTCCCGTGACCTTCGTCAAGCCGATCGGCGGCTACGCCTTCGGCGCGGAGGCCGCGGAGTTCCTCACCCGGAAGGTGAAGCCGGGCGGGAAGGTCCTCGCGCTGCGCATCCTGCCCGGCGTCGATGTCCTGGAGACCCGCTGGTCCGCCGCGAAGGCCACCTTCGACAAGAGTGAACTCGACGTCGTGGGCGTCGAGTTCACCGACGGCGACGCCGCGAAGACCAAGAGCGTCGTCACCGACTACATCCAGCGCCACGGCACCATCGACGGCGTCTGGCTGGACGCCGGCGCCACCTCCGTCGCCGCCGTCGAGGCCTTCGAGGACGCCGGTCTGCCCGTCCCGCCGATCAACGGCGAGGACCAGCAGGACTTCCTGCAGAAGTGGAAGGACGCGAAGCTCACGGCGATCGCCCCGACCTACCCGACGTACCAGTGGCGCACCGCGGTCATCGCCGCGCTGAAGGTCCTCAAGGGGGAGAGCGTGCCGAAGGTCTGGAACCTGCCGCAGCCGACCATCACCCAGGAGAACCTGGACACCTACCTCAAGCCCGGCATGCCGCCGCTGCACTACGCGCTCTGCGGCTGCGAGAAGATGGCCGGCTACCCGCAGAAGTGGGGCGGCAAGTAG
- a CDS encoding ABC transporter permease: protein MRRDLPLFGVLAVLLVAIAIANPLFLEPEGLLAFVKRAAPLAILAAGQYFVIVSGEFDLSVGSLVTAEVVIAARLIDGDSDATWPVVLLLLAFGALIGLVNGLATTVLKVPSFIVTLGMLLILSGAVFLWTGGSPRGALSEEFRQFGRGSLGPVPWSVLVLVAAVAAVITLMRSDFGRTLMAAGDNPLAAGLSGVRVLRVKTTAFVLSGLSAAVCAVLLGGFAGVSAKVGEGLEFQAITAVVLGGVVLGGGRGSAVAAIAGTFTLQALFTLLNLYGISGALEYTVQGLILVIAVALGNVRFPRRIRSSASTTA from the coding sequence ATGAGACGCGACCTTCCCCTCTTCGGCGTCCTGGCCGTGCTCCTCGTGGCGATCGCGATCGCCAACCCGCTCTTCCTCGAACCCGAAGGCCTCCTCGCCTTCGTCAAGCGGGCGGCCCCGCTGGCCATCCTCGCCGCAGGCCAGTACTTCGTCATCGTGTCCGGCGAGTTCGATCTCTCCGTCGGCTCGCTCGTGACCGCCGAAGTCGTCATCGCCGCCCGGCTGATCGACGGCGACTCCGACGCCACCTGGCCGGTCGTCCTGCTGCTGCTCGCCTTCGGTGCCCTCATCGGCCTCGTCAACGGGCTGGCGACGACCGTGCTGAAGGTGCCGTCCTTCATCGTGACCCTGGGCATGCTCCTGATCCTTTCCGGAGCGGTCTTCCTGTGGACCGGCGGCTCCCCCCGGGGCGCCCTCTCGGAGGAGTTCCGTCAGTTCGGCCGCGGCAGCCTGGGGCCGGTGCCGTGGTCGGTCCTCGTTCTCGTCGCCGCCGTCGCGGCCGTCATCACCCTCATGCGCTCCGACTTCGGGCGCACCCTGATGGCCGCGGGCGACAACCCGCTCGCCGCCGGCCTGTCCGGGGTGCGCGTGCTGCGGGTGAAGACGACCGCCTTCGTCCTGTCCGGTCTGTCGGCCGCTGTCTGCGCCGTCCTGCTCGGCGGATTCGCCGGGGTGTCCGCCAAGGTCGGCGAAGGCCTGGAGTTCCAGGCGATCACCGCGGTCGTCCTCGGCGGCGTCGTGCTCGGCGGGGGGCGCGGCTCCGCCGTGGCCGCCATCGCCGGAACCTTCACGCTCCAAGCCCTCTTCACGCTGCTCAACCTGTACGGGATCTCCGGCGCCCTCGAATACACCGTGCAGGGCCTCATCCTCGTCATCGCCGTCGCCCTCGGGAACGTCCGGTTCCCGCGGCGCATCAGGTCCTCCGCCTCCACCACCGCCTAG
- a CDS encoding Gfo/Idh/MocA family protein encodes MLDIRRQSAEVRVGIVGTGFIGRVHARAARQAGARLVGIAGTDLANALEGAQAVGAEKAFESVTELITSGLIDVLHICTPNHLHAPIALEAMDAGLAVICEKPLATEAPTAQLMARRAADAGVVAAVPFAYRFHPMVREARERLNALGRISLIQGSYLQDWLLESTDDNWRVDPAQGGPGRTIGDIGSHWFDLVEFVTGDPITKVCAQTSVVVPQRNGGGPVLTEDLATVQFATASGALGSVSVSQVAPGRKNRLFFEVSAASGSIAFDQETPDRLWLGGRSGSQALVRDPLSLSEAAKRYSPLPAGHPQGFHDCFDAFVADAYAAIGGDTREGLPTFEDGARASRLTDAALRSAHEGAWVAC; translated from the coding sequence ATGCTCGACATACGACGACAGTCAGCGGAAGTCCGGGTGGGGATCGTCGGAACTGGCTTCATCGGCCGGGTCCATGCCCGAGCAGCACGGCAGGCGGGCGCACGTCTCGTCGGCATCGCGGGAACGGACCTGGCGAACGCCCTGGAGGGCGCCCAGGCGGTCGGCGCCGAGAAGGCCTTCGAATCGGTCACCGAACTGATCACGTCCGGCCTCATCGACGTCCTGCACATCTGCACCCCGAACCATCTGCACGCCCCCATCGCGCTCGAGGCGATGGACGCCGGCCTGGCCGTGATCTGTGAGAAGCCGCTGGCGACCGAGGCTCCGACGGCCCAGCTGATGGCCCGACGGGCCGCGGACGCGGGGGTCGTGGCCGCAGTCCCCTTCGCCTACCGATTCCACCCGATGGTCAGGGAGGCCAGGGAGCGCCTGAACGCACTCGGCCGCATCAGCCTGATCCAGGGCAGCTACCTCCAGGACTGGCTGCTGGAGTCGACCGACGACAACTGGCGGGTGGACCCGGCGCAGGGCGGCCCCGGACGCACCATCGGCGACATCGGCTCGCACTGGTTCGACCTCGTCGAGTTCGTGACGGGGGACCCGATCACCAAGGTCTGTGCCCAGACCTCCGTGGTCGTTCCGCAGCGCAACGGCGGCGGGCCGGTCCTCACCGAGGACCTGGCCACCGTGCAGTTCGCCACCGCGTCCGGAGCCCTCGGCTCGGTCTCGGTCAGCCAGGTCGCCCCGGGCCGCAAGAACCGCCTCTTCTTCGAGGTGTCCGCCGCCTCCGGAAGCATCGCCTTCGACCAGGAGACCCCCGACCGGCTTTGGCTCGGCGGCCGCAGCGGATCCCAGGCCCTCGTACGCGACCCCCTCAGTCTTTCGGAGGCCGCCAAGCGGTACTCGCCGCTGCCGGCCGGGCACCCGCAGGGGTTCCATGACTGCTTCGACGCCTTCGTGGCCGATGCCTATGCCGCGATCGGCGGGGACACCCGCGAAGGGCTGCCCACCTTCGAGGACGGTGCCCGCGCCAGTCGGCTCACCGACGCCGCCCTCCGGTCGGCACACGAAGGGGCGTGGGTGGCGTGCTGA
- the polX gene encoding DNA polymerase/3'-5' exonuclease PolX codes for MARANDQVEALLQEYADLIALRGGEAFKARAYEKAARAVAGYPQDVSKLDAKGLLEIPNVGRSVADKIVEYLRTGRMSVVDEARTSVPAGVRELIAIPGLGPRKAMILYGELGVTTVDQLIDAIHQERLRDLKGFGERTEENILHGISVLQKAGEGRILVSAAMDIAEQLVAELSDIRGCVRCTYAGSLRRMKETIGDIDILVAARRSAPFMDALAALPHTAEVIAHGEKKTSVRTVTGLQVDLRVLPPASWGAGLQYFTGSKAHNIRTRELAVRQGLKLSEYGLFDAESGESIASETEEAIYARLGLPWIPPTLREDRGEIAAGMRGELPELLTEKDIRGDLHTHTDLTDGLAPLEDMIAAAAARGYAYYAVTDHAPNLYMQRMTDEKILAQRERVRALDGAHHKMRLLHGTELNIGPDGSLDWPDEFLADFDICVASVHSHFNQSRSELTRRLVRACENPHVAVIGHPTTRRIGKRPGIDADFDAVFQACARAGTALEINAHPERLDLCDEDILRAKRYGVKFAVNSDAHATTHLPYVRYGVATAQRGWLTTDDVINTWPVTRLRRFLGKKGLRKKGA; via the coding sequence ATGGCCCGAGCCAACGACCAGGTCGAGGCGCTGCTCCAGGAGTACGCCGACCTCATCGCGCTCCGGGGCGGGGAGGCCTTCAAGGCGCGGGCCTACGAGAAGGCCGCGCGCGCCGTCGCGGGCTACCCGCAGGACGTCTCGAAACTGGACGCGAAGGGCCTGCTCGAGATTCCGAACGTCGGCAGGTCCGTCGCCGACAAGATCGTGGAGTACCTGCGGACCGGCCGCATGTCCGTCGTCGACGAGGCCCGGACGTCCGTGCCGGCCGGAGTGCGTGAGCTGATCGCGATTCCGGGGCTCGGGCCCCGCAAGGCCATGATCCTCTACGGCGAGCTCGGCGTCACCACCGTCGACCAGCTCATCGACGCCATCCACCAGGAACGGCTCCGCGACCTGAAGGGCTTCGGGGAGCGGACCGAGGAGAACATCCTGCACGGCATCTCCGTCCTGCAGAAGGCCGGCGAGGGCCGGATCCTCGTCAGCGCCGCCATGGACATCGCCGAGCAGCTCGTCGCGGAGCTCTCGGACATCCGCGGCTGCGTACGGTGCACGTACGCGGGGTCCCTGCGCCGCATGAAGGAGACCATCGGCGACATCGACATCCTGGTGGCGGCGCGCCGGTCGGCCCCGTTCATGGATGCCCTCGCCGCCCTGCCGCACACGGCCGAGGTCATCGCACACGGGGAGAAGAAGACCTCCGTACGGACCGTCACGGGCCTCCAAGTCGACCTGCGGGTCCTTCCTCCGGCCTCCTGGGGCGCGGGACTGCAGTACTTCACCGGCTCCAAGGCGCACAACATCCGCACGCGCGAACTCGCGGTGCGCCAAGGCCTCAAGCTGTCCGAGTACGGGCTCTTCGACGCCGAGAGCGGCGAGAGCATCGCGTCCGAGACGGAGGAAGCGATCTACGCGAGGCTCGGACTGCCCTGGATCCCGCCGACGCTGCGCGAGGACCGCGGCGAGATCGCGGCCGGCATGCGCGGCGAACTCCCCGAACTCCTGACGGAGAAGGACATCCGCGGCGATCTGCACACCCATACCGACCTCACCGACGGGCTGGCTCCGCTGGAGGACATGATCGCCGCCGCTGCCGCCCGCGGATACGCCTATTACGCCGTCACCGACCACGCCCCGAACCTGTACATGCAGCGCATGACCGACGAGAAGATCCTCGCCCAGCGCGAGCGGGTACGCGCGCTCGACGGCGCGCACCACAAGATGCGGCTGCTGCACGGCACGGAACTCAACATCGGCCCGGACGGCTCCCTGGACTGGCCCGACGAGTTCCTCGCGGACTTCGACATCTGTGTGGCCTCGGTCCACTCCCACTTCAACCAGAGCAGGAGTGAACTCACCCGCCGTCTCGTCCGTGCCTGCGAGAACCCGCACGTCGCCGTCATCGGCCACCCCACCACCCGCCGGATCGGCAAGCGCCCGGGCATCGACGCCGACTTCGACGCGGTCTTCCAGGCCTGCGCCCGGGCAGGCACGGCTCTTGAGATCAACGCGCATCCCGAGCGGCTCGACCTGTGCGACGAGGACATCCTCCGCGCGAAACGGTACGGCGTGAAGTTCGCCGTGAACTCCGACGCGCACGCCACCACGCATCTGCCGTACGTGCGCTACGGGGTGGCCACGGCCCAGCGCGGCTGGCTGACGACGGACGACGTCATCAACACGTGGCCGGTGACGAGACTGCGCCGGTTCCTGGGCAAGAAGGGCTTGCGCAAGAAGGGCGCCTGA